The following are from one region of the Stigmatella ashevillena genome:
- a CDS encoding sensor histidine kinase: protein MNLRHKFLLLLAVTAAAPALVTGLLIRRDMEEQLAQARAEQHLRTAHGEAEHVATYIRAVAERLSESLAVPDNLPRETAQAEEWLTSLYGNQERIRVVGLFDGHARMTAAVSTSGRQETPRGGRPLLEPQEAADFQRRTKALLERAPLGRAYSVSEPYMTAIQQHPAVLVAGHAPGGQGPSLVAELSLDELSHRLATTNQGENRLFILDGAGRLLLDGSAVQDGHSAHFQATSFARQGGTFHYEEGGRPWLAAFSPVPELGWMAVAAHPQEAPFASLRGLSPATPWLLGLVVTGGLALALMTFRSMAQSLAQLANGARQLAQGNLKYRIDLARKDELGDLAGAFNEMGRSLENAHRELIHVNGKLLAQVEEQTRDLKQAQEQLLRSQRLVAVGDLAAGMAHEMNTPLSVITANLQLLLVEEPEGSPARPMLTAAHRQALRMAEIIRELRALEARQRGEMAPVDLHPVVERAVEARIQELDTAGVHVVCRFHAGQALVLGDGKALDDVFHRLLGNALSAMEGRPERRITLVTHVIERQAVRVELSDTGRGIPREHLDRLFNPFFTTKQQWSDKGLSLAVCHRVIEVHGGKISIQSDEGVGTTVTIELPIAPPAQRSVV, encoded by the coding sequence ATGAACCTCCGTCACAAGTTCCTGCTGCTGCTTGCCGTCACCGCCGCGGCGCCGGCCCTGGTCACGGGCCTGTTGATCCGGCGCGACATGGAGGAGCAGCTCGCGCAGGCGCGTGCCGAGCAACACCTGCGGACCGCCCACGGGGAGGCGGAGCATGTGGCCACCTACATCCGCGCGGTGGCCGAGCGGCTCTCGGAGTCGCTCGCCGTTCCGGACAACCTCCCACGCGAGACCGCGCAGGCGGAGGAGTGGCTCACCTCGCTCTACGGAAACCAGGAGCGCATCCGGGTGGTGGGGCTGTTCGATGGCCACGCGCGGATGACCGCGGCCGTCTCCACCAGCGGTCGGCAGGAGACCCCTCGCGGCGGACGGCCCCTGCTGGAGCCCCAGGAGGCGGCGGACTTCCAACGCCGGACGAAGGCGTTGCTGGAACGAGCCCCCTTGGGCCGCGCGTACTCCGTCTCCGAGCCCTACATGACGGCCATCCAGCAACACCCCGCCGTGCTCGTGGCCGGGCATGCCCCGGGGGGCCAGGGCCCGAGCCTCGTCGCCGAGTTGAGCCTGGACGAGCTGTCCCACCGCCTCGCCACCACGAACCAGGGGGAAAACCGCCTGTTCATCCTGGATGGCGCGGGCAGGCTCCTGCTCGACGGGAGCGCCGTCCAGGATGGCCACTCCGCCCATTTCCAGGCCACGTCCTTCGCGCGCCAGGGGGGCACCTTCCATTATGAGGAGGGAGGCCGTCCCTGGCTCGCGGCCTTCAGCCCGGTGCCGGAGCTGGGCTGGATGGCGGTGGCCGCGCATCCCCAAGAGGCCCCCTTCGCCTCCCTGCGCGGGCTGAGCCCCGCCACCCCCTGGCTGCTCGGCCTGGTGGTGACGGGGGGCCTGGCGCTGGCGCTGATGACGTTCCGCTCCATGGCGCAGTCCCTGGCCCAGCTCGCCAACGGCGCGCGGCAACTGGCCCAGGGCAACCTCAAGTACCGCATCGACCTGGCGCGCAAGGACGAGTTGGGAGACCTCGCGGGCGCCTTCAACGAGATGGGCCGCAGCCTCGAGAACGCCCACCGCGAGCTGATCCACGTCAACGGCAAGCTCCTGGCGCAGGTGGAGGAACAGACGCGGGACCTGAAGCAGGCCCAGGAGCAACTGCTGCGCAGCCAGCGCCTGGTGGCCGTAGGGGACCTGGCCGCCGGCATGGCCCACGAGATGAACACGCCGCTGTCCGTCATCACGGCGAACCTCCAACTGCTGCTCGTCGAGGAACCCGAGGGCTCACCGGCGCGACCCATGCTCACCGCGGCGCACCGGCAGGCGCTGCGCATGGCGGAGATCATCCGCGAGCTGCGGGCCCTGGAGGCTCGGCAGCGCGGCGAAATGGCCCCCGTGGATCTCCACCCCGTGGTGGAGCGCGCCGTGGAGGCCCGCATCCAGGAGCTGGACACTGCGGGCGTCCACGTGGTGTGCCGCTTCCACGCGGGACAGGCCCTGGTGTTGGGCGATGGGAAGGCGCTGGACGATGTCTTCCACCGGCTGCTCGGCAATGCCCTCAGCGCCATGGAAGGCCGCCCGGAGCGCCGCATCACCCTCGTCACCCATGTCATCGAGCGGCAGGCGGTGCGTGTCGAGCTGAGCGACACTGGGCGGGGCATCCCCCGGGAGCACCTCGACCGGCTCTTCAACCCCTTCTTCACCACCAAGCAGCAGTGGTCCGACAAGGGGTTGTCCCTGGCCGTGTGTCACCGCGTCATCGAGGTGCACGGTGGGAAGATCTCCATCCAGAGCGACGAGGGGGTCGGAACGACCGTCACCATCGAGCTGCCCATCGCGCCCCCCGCCCAGCGCTCCGTGGTGTGA
- a CDS encoding HAMP domain-containing protein: MRPPEAARSSSLQRFHLVNANDNDSSPEKKRGPRRKDRAQGTEAVPSAPPVNRLKSRLSGGLPAEAEAATASPGAKRTGNGRPVAGGGTRGRLPAARAGRDEQPLLELLAALQSAESGDFSVRLSRPPSGEVMEDIAQAFNALVSRNAALASEIVRVERVVGREGRMGERVSLGEVRGGWAASVHSINALIGDLVLPTTEVARVLVAVAEGDLTQKMALEIDGQSVKGEFLRIGTTVNAMVDQLRAFAAEVTRVAKEVGSDGKLGGQADVKGVAGTWKDLTDNVNIMASNLTTQVRNIAEVSTAVARGDLSRKITVDAKGEMLQLKDTFNTMVDQLNSFSAEVTRVAKEVGTEGKLGGQAEVKGVSGVWKDLTDNVNFMATNLTAQVRGIVKVVTAVANGDLSQKLQVPSQGEIAALGETLNNMTDTLNVFAQQVTSVARTVGVEGKLGAQAQVPGAAGTWKDLTDNVNLMANNLTAQVRNIAEVTTSVAKGDLSKKITVDVKGEVLELKNTINTMVDQLNSFAAEVTRVAREVGTDGKLGGQAEVKGVAGTWKDLTDNVNIMASNLTTQVRNIALVTTAVAKGDLSKKISVDARGEMLELKNTINTMVDQLNSFAAEVTRVAREVGTHGKLGGQAEVKGVAGTWKDLTDNVNIMASNLTTQVRGIAKVVTAVANGDLNQRLKVDAKGEVAELADTINAMTETLSIFAQQVTDVARTVGVEGKLGAQAVVPGVAGTWKDLTNNVNLLANNLTDQVRNIAEVTTAVAKGDLSRKITVDAKGEVMELKNTINTMVDQLRGFASEVTRVAKEVGTEGKLGGQALVPGVSGVWKDLTDNVNFMATNLTTQVRGIVKVVTAVANGDLSQKLIVEAKGEIAALADTINAMTQTLSIFAQQVTDVARTVGVEGKLGAQAEVPGVAGTWKDLTNNVNLLANNLTAQVRNIAEVSTAVANGDLSRKITVDAKGEVLQLKDTINTMVDQLRGFASEVTRVAKEVGTEGKLGGQADVKGVSGVWKDLTDNVNALTGNLTDQVRNIAKVTTAVANGDLSQKITVSVKGEVLELKNTINTMVDQLRAFASEVTRVAKEVGTEGKLGGQADVKGVSGVWKDLTDNVNVLAGNLTDQVRNIAKVTTAVANGDLSQKISVEARGEILELKNTINTMVDQLRAFASEVTRVAKEVGTEGKLGGQAEVPGVAGTWKNLTDNVNSMASNLTAQVRNIALVTTAVANGDLSKKITVDVKGEMLELKNTINTMVDQLNSFAAEVTRVAREVGTEGKLGGQAVVAGVSGTWKDLTDNVNSMARNLTTQVRGIVRVVTAVANGDLRQKLVVDAKGEVAALADTINSMTDTLGTFAEQVSTVAREVGVEGKLGGQARVPGVAGTWKDLTDNVNFMASNLTTQVRGIVKVVTAVADGDLSQKLIVDAKGEVAALAETINSMTDTLGTFAEQVSTVAREVGIEGKLGGQARVPGARGTWRQLTDNVNQLAGTLTSQLRAISDVATAVTKGDLTRSITVSAEGEVAALKDNINQMIFNLRETTQKNQEQDWLKTNLAKFSGMMQGQKNLEAVSRLIMSELTPLVGAHHGAFFLMEQDGSLPVLKLTSTYAYRERKSLANRFRLGESLVGQCALEKKTILLTKVPADYITISSGLGEATPLNIIVLPVLFEGEVKAIIELASFHPFSAIHQIFLDQLTESIGVVLNMIIANMRTEQLLLQSQGLTQELQSQSRELTQQQEELKRTNTELEAQALELEEKAKQLEEQNTRVEEKNAEVELARSSLEEKAEQLSLISKYKSEFLANMSHELRTPLNSLLILAKLLADNKEGNLSGKQVEYANTIYASGGDLLSLINEILDLSKVEAGKMQVEPRDIVLTELNQFVDRSFRPVAEQKSLSFDVELLANAPRQIRTDPQRLQQVLKNLLSNAFKFTDEGGVQLTVKLADKGARFEHEVLKRAKRVIAFVVTDTGIGIAKDKQKLIFEAFQQADGSTARKYGGTGLGLSISREIAKLLGGEIHVESTLGKGSTFTLFLPPEYVGPEDEAPQIPTPFLAPIPQLSSLRPAEPAPAAPVTQVPVPAPAVPSAHVLDAALPPPSDSVLAPLAVEDDREHIREGDRILLIIEDDLKFARIMAQMAREKGFKVLVASRGDSGLAMANEYLPHAITLDIQLPVVDGWSVLERLKRNGRTRHIPVHVISVMDKHLGNTHGAFGYLTKPVSKEGLERVFSQLSHFLERKERRLLLIEDDDIQRDSLVKLLSEGSDVEVTGVATGQEALHKLEEAEYDCLVIDLLLPDMDGTKLVEEVKTQPRFRDLPIVIYTGKELTAKDESRLRRYTGSVILKSEPKSPDQLLGDTALFLHRLEQNLSARTKQALAERRGDADADLSGKKVLVVDDDMRNIFALTSVLENQGLQVIFAENGRAAIEMLEKNRDVDVVLMDIMMPEMDGYETMQAIRQNLQYAQLPIIAITAKALKDDREKCMAAGASDYLPKPVDTDKLIELIRLWVNA, encoded by the coding sequence ATGCGCCCCCCTGAGGCGGCGCGTTCCTCATCCTTGCAGAGGTTCCATCTCGTGAACGCGAACGACAACGACTCTTCCCCTGAAAAGAAGCGCGGCCCGCGGCGTAAGGACAGGGCGCAGGGGACGGAGGCTGTGCCTTCCGCACCACCCGTGAACCGCTTGAAGTCCCGGCTCTCGGGGGGGCTGCCCGCCGAGGCAGAGGCCGCCACCGCGTCTCCGGGGGCCAAGCGCACTGGGAATGGGAGGCCCGTGGCTGGTGGCGGCACCCGGGGCCGTCTCCCCGCCGCGCGTGCCGGCCGGGACGAGCAGCCCCTCTTGGAGCTGCTGGCCGCGCTTCAGTCGGCCGAGTCCGGGGACTTCAGCGTTCGGCTCTCGCGCCCGCCTTCGGGCGAGGTGATGGAGGACATCGCCCAGGCCTTCAACGCCCTGGTGAGCCGCAACGCGGCGCTCGCGAGTGAAATCGTCCGCGTGGAGCGGGTGGTGGGCCGCGAGGGCCGGATGGGTGAGCGCGTCTCGCTCGGAGAAGTCCGAGGCGGCTGGGCCGCCAGCGTCCACTCCATCAACGCGCTGATCGGCGATCTGGTGCTGCCCACCACGGAAGTGGCGCGCGTGCTGGTCGCGGTGGCCGAGGGAGACCTGACGCAGAAGATGGCCCTGGAGATCGACGGCCAGTCGGTGAAGGGCGAGTTCCTGCGCATCGGCACCACGGTGAACGCCATGGTGGATCAGCTGCGTGCGTTCGCCGCCGAAGTGACGCGTGTCGCGAAGGAAGTGGGCAGCGACGGCAAGCTGGGAGGCCAGGCGGATGTGAAGGGCGTGGCCGGTACGTGGAAGGACCTCACGGACAACGTCAACATCATGGCCTCCAACCTCACCACCCAGGTGCGCAACATCGCCGAGGTCTCCACGGCGGTGGCCCGGGGGGACCTGTCCCGCAAAATCACGGTGGATGCCAAGGGGGAGATGCTCCAGCTCAAGGACACCTTCAACACGATGGTGGACCAGCTCAACTCCTTCTCCGCCGAAGTGACGCGCGTCGCGAAGGAAGTGGGCACCGAGGGCAAGCTGGGCGGTCAGGCCGAGGTGAAGGGCGTGTCCGGCGTGTGGAAGGACCTCACGGACAACGTGAACTTCATGGCCACCAACCTCACCGCCCAGGTGCGCGGCATCGTCAAGGTGGTGACGGCGGTCGCCAACGGCGACCTGTCTCAGAAGCTCCAGGTGCCCTCTCAGGGAGAGATTGCCGCGCTCGGCGAGACGCTCAACAACATGACGGACACGCTGAACGTGTTCGCGCAGCAGGTGACGAGCGTGGCGCGCACGGTGGGCGTGGAGGGCAAGCTGGGCGCCCAAGCGCAGGTGCCCGGCGCGGCCGGCACGTGGAAGGACCTGACGGACAACGTGAACCTGATGGCCAACAACCTCACGGCCCAGGTGCGAAACATCGCCGAGGTGACGACGTCCGTCGCCAAGGGCGACCTGTCCAAGAAAATCACGGTGGACGTGAAGGGCGAGGTGCTGGAGCTGAAGAACACCATCAACACGATGGTGGATCAGCTCAACTCCTTCGCCGCCGAGGTGACGCGCGTGGCGCGCGAGGTCGGCACGGACGGCAAGCTGGGCGGTCAAGCCGAGGTGAAGGGCGTGGCCGGCACGTGGAAGGACCTCACGGACAACGTCAACATCATGGCCTCCAACCTCACCACCCAGGTGCGCAACATCGCCCTGGTGACGACGGCGGTGGCCAAGGGGGACCTGTCCAAGAAGATCTCCGTCGATGCGCGCGGCGAGATGCTGGAGCTGAAGAACACCATCAACACGATGGTGGATCAGCTCAACTCCTTCGCCGCTGAGGTGACGCGCGTCGCGCGCGAGGTCGGCACGCACGGCAAGCTGGGCGGTCAGGCCGAGGTGAAGGGCGTGGCCGGCACGTGGAAGGACCTCACGGACAACGTCAACATCATGGCCTCCAACCTCACCACCCAGGTGCGCGGCATCGCCAAGGTGGTGACGGCGGTGGCCAACGGCGACCTGAACCAGCGCCTCAAGGTGGACGCGAAGGGCGAGGTGGCCGAACTCGCGGACACCATCAACGCGATGACGGAGACACTCTCCATCTTCGCGCAGCAGGTGACGGACGTGGCGCGCACGGTGGGCGTGGAGGGCAAGCTGGGCGCCCAGGCGGTGGTGCCCGGAGTGGCCGGCACGTGGAAGGACCTCACCAACAACGTGAACCTCCTGGCCAACAACCTGACCGATCAGGTCCGTAACATCGCGGAAGTCACCACCGCGGTGGCCAAGGGAGACCTGTCCCGGAAGATCACGGTGGACGCCAAGGGCGAGGTGATGGAGCTGAAGAACACCATCAACACGATGGTGGACCAGCTCCGAGGGTTTGCCTCGGAAGTGACGCGCGTCGCGAAGGAAGTGGGCACCGAAGGCAAGCTGGGAGGCCAGGCGCTGGTGCCCGGGGTGTCCGGCGTGTGGAAGGACCTCACGGACAACGTGAACTTCATGGCCACCAACCTCACCACCCAGGTGCGTGGCATCGTCAAGGTGGTGACGGCGGTCGCCAACGGCGACCTGTCCCAGAAGCTCATCGTCGAGGCGAAGGGGGAGATCGCCGCGCTCGCGGACACCATCAACGCGATGACGCAGACGCTCTCCATCTTCGCGCAGCAGGTGACGGACGTGGCGCGCACGGTGGGCGTGGAGGGCAAGCTGGGTGCCCAGGCCGAGGTGCCGGGCGTCGCCGGCACGTGGAAGGACCTCACCAACAACGTGAACCTGCTGGCCAACAACCTTACGGCCCAGGTGCGAAACATCGCCGAGGTCTCCACTGCGGTGGCCAATGGCGACCTGTCGCGCAAAATCACGGTGGACGCCAAGGGCGAGGTGCTCCAGCTCAAGGACACCATCAACACGATGGTGGATCAGCTCCGGGGCTTTGCCTCGGAAGTGACCCGCGTCGCCAAGGAAGTGGGTACCGAGGGCAAGCTGGGTGGGCAGGCGGATGTGAAGGGCGTGTCGGGCGTCTGGAAGGACCTCACCGACAACGTGAACGCCCTGACTGGCAACCTGACCGATCAGGTGCGAAACATCGCCAAGGTCACCACCGCGGTGGCCAATGGTGACCTGTCGCAGAAGATCACCGTCAGCGTAAAAGGCGAGGTGCTGGAGCTGAAGAACACCATCAACACGATGGTGGACCAACTGCGCGCCTTCGCCTCGGAAGTGACCCGCGTCGCCAAGGAAGTGGGTACCGAGGGCAAGCTGGGTGGGCAGGCGGACGTGAAGGGCGTGTCGGGCGTCTGGAAGGACCTCACCGACAACGTGAACGTACTGGCCGGCAACCTGACCGATCAGGTGCGAAACATCGCCAAGGTCACCACCGCGGTGGCCAATGGCGACCTGTCGCAGAAGATCTCCGTCGAGGCCCGCGGCGAAATCCTCGAACTGAAGAACACCATCAACACGATGGTGGACCAGCTGCGCGCCTTCGCCTCGGAAGTGACCCGCGTCGCCAAGGAAGTCGGTACCGAGGGCAAGCTGGGAGGCCAGGCCGAAGTGCCGGGAGTGGCCGGCACCTGGAAGAACCTCACGGACAACGTGAACTCCATGGCCAGCAACCTCACCGCCCAGGTGCGCAACATCGCCCTGGTGACGACGGCGGTGGCCAACGGCGACCTGTCCAAGAAAATCACCGTGGATGTGAAGGGCGAGATGCTGGAGCTGAAGAACACCATCAACACGATGGTGGACCAGCTCAACTCCTTCGCCGCCGAGGTGACGCGCGTCGCGCGCGAAGTGGGCACCGAGGGCAAGCTGGGCGGTCAGGCCGTGGTGGCGGGAGTCTCCGGCACCTGGAAAGACCTGACGGACAACGTGAACTCGATGGCTCGCAACCTCACCACCCAGGTGCGCGGCATCGTCCGGGTGGTGACGGCCGTCGCCAACGGGGACCTGCGCCAGAAGCTGGTGGTGGACGCCAAGGGCGAGGTGGCCGCGCTCGCGGACACCATCAACAGCATGACCGACACGCTGGGCACCTTCGCCGAGCAGGTCTCCACGGTGGCCCGCGAGGTGGGCGTCGAGGGGAAGCTGGGCGGACAGGCCCGGGTGCCCGGGGTGGCCGGCACCTGGAAGGACCTGACGGACAACGTGAACTTCATGGCCTCCAACCTCACCACCCAGGTGCGCGGCATCGTCAAGGTGGTGACGGCGGTGGCCGATGGCGACCTCTCGCAGAAGCTCATCGTGGACGCCAAGGGTGAGGTGGCCGCGCTCGCCGAGACCATCAACAGCATGACCGACACGTTGGGCACCTTCGCCGAGCAGGTCTCCACGGTGGCCCGCGAGGTGGGTATCGAAGGAAAGCTGGGCGGTCAGGCCCGCGTGCCCGGCGCGCGCGGCACGTGGCGGCAGCTCACGGACAACGTGAACCAGCTGGCCGGCACGCTGACCTCACAGCTGCGCGCCATCTCGGATGTGGCCACCGCGGTGACCAAGGGTGACCTGACCCGCAGCATCACCGTCAGCGCCGAGGGCGAAGTGGCGGCGCTGAAGGACAACATCAACCAGATGATCTTCAACCTGCGTGAGACGACGCAGAAGAACCAGGAGCAGGACTGGCTCAAGACGAACCTGGCGAAGTTCAGCGGGATGATGCAGGGCCAGAAGAACCTGGAGGCCGTCAGCCGCCTCATCATGAGTGAGCTGACCCCGCTGGTGGGCGCGCACCATGGCGCCTTCTTCCTGATGGAGCAGGATGGCAGCCTGCCCGTGCTCAAGCTCACCAGCACCTACGCGTACCGGGAGCGCAAGAGCCTGGCCAACCGCTTCCGGTTGGGCGAGAGCCTGGTGGGGCAGTGCGCCCTGGAGAAGAAGACCATTCTTCTGACCAAGGTCCCGGCCGACTACATCACCATCTCGTCCGGCCTGGGCGAGGCCACCCCGCTCAACATCATCGTCCTGCCTGTCCTCTTCGAGGGCGAGGTGAAGGCCATCATCGAGCTGGCCTCCTTCCACCCGTTCAGCGCCATCCACCAGATCTTCCTGGATCAGCTCACCGAGAGCATCGGCGTGGTGCTGAACATGATCATCGCCAACATGCGCACCGAGCAGCTCCTGCTCCAGTCGCAGGGGCTCACCCAGGAGCTTCAGAGCCAGTCCCGGGAGCTCACCCAGCAGCAGGAGGAGCTCAAGCGCACCAACACCGAGCTGGAAGCCCAGGCCCTGGAGCTGGAGGAGAAGGCCAAGCAGCTCGAGGAGCAGAACACCCGGGTCGAGGAGAAGAACGCCGAAGTGGAGCTGGCGCGCTCCTCCTTGGAGGAGAAGGCCGAGCAGCTCAGCCTCATCTCCAAGTACAAGAGCGAGTTCCTGGCCAACATGAGCCACGAGCTGCGCACCCCGCTCAATTCCTTGCTCATCCTCGCCAAGCTGCTGGCCGACAACAAAGAGGGCAACCTCAGCGGCAAGCAGGTGGAGTACGCCAACACCATCTACGCGAGCGGCGGGGACCTGCTCAGCCTCATCAACGAAATCCTCGACCTGTCCAAGGTGGAGGCCGGCAAGATGCAGGTGGAGCCGCGGGACATCGTCCTGACGGAGCTCAACCAGTTCGTGGACCGCTCCTTCCGCCCGGTGGCGGAGCAGAAGAGCCTGTCCTTCGACGTGGAGCTGCTGGCCAATGCGCCGCGGCAGATCCGCACCGATCCGCAGCGGCTCCAGCAGGTGCTCAAGAACCTGCTGTCCAACGCCTTCAAGTTCACCGACGAGGGGGGCGTGCAACTGACGGTGAAGCTGGCGGACAAGGGCGCTCGCTTCGAGCACGAGGTGCTCAAGCGCGCCAAGCGCGTCATCGCCTTCGTGGTGACGGACACGGGCATCGGCATCGCCAAGGACAAGCAGAAGCTCATCTTCGAGGCCTTCCAGCAGGCCGATGGCTCCACGGCCCGCAAGTACGGCGGCACCGGCCTGGGCCTGTCCATCTCGCGGGAGATCGCCAAGCTGCTCGGGGGCGAGATCCACGTGGAGAGCACGCTGGGCAAGGGCAGCACCTTCACCCTGTTCCTGCCCCCCGAGTACGTGGGGCCCGAGGACGAGGCGCCGCAGATCCCCACGCCGTTCCTGGCGCCCATTCCCCAGCTCTCCTCGCTGCGCCCCGCGGAGCCTGCCCCCGCCGCGCCGGTGACGCAGGTGCCCGTGCCTGCCCCCGCTGTTCCCAGCGCGCACGTGCTGGACGCCGCGTTGCCTCCGCCCTCCGACTCGGTGCTCGCCCCGCTCGCGGTGGAGGACGACCGGGAGCACATCCGCGAGGGCGATCGCATCCTGCTCATCATCGAGGATGACCTGAAGTTCGCCCGCATCATGGCGCAGATGGCGCGTGAGAAGGGCTTCAAGGTGCTGGTGGCCAGCCGCGGCGACAGCGGCCTGGCCATGGCCAACGAGTACCTGCCGCACGCCATCACCCTGGACATCCAGCTACCGGTGGTGGACGGCTGGAGCGTGCTGGAGCGCCTCAAGCGCAACGGCCGTACGCGCCACATCCCCGTCCACGTCATCAGCGTGATGGACAAGCACCTGGGCAACACCCACGGCGCCTTCGGCTACCTCACCAAGCCCGTCAGCAAGGAGGGGCTGGAGCGCGTCTTCTCCCAGCTCTCCCACTTCCTGGAGCGCAAGGAGCGGCGGCTGCTGCTCATCGAGGACGACGACATTCAGCGTGACAGCCTCGTCAAGCTGCTGAGCGAGGGCAGTGACGTGGAGGTGACGGGCGTGGCCACGGGCCAGGAGGCCCTGCACAAGCTGGAAGAGGCCGAGTACGACTGCCTCGTCATCGACCTGCTGCTGCCCGACATGGATGGCACCAAGCTGGTGGAAGAGGTGAAGACCCAGCCGCGCTTCCGGGACCTGCCCATTGTCATCTACACGGGCAAGGAGCTGACGGCCAAGGACGAGAGCCGGCTGCGCCGCTACACCGGCAGCGTCATCCTCAAGAGCGAGCCCAAGAGCCCCGACCAGCTCCTGGGCGACACGGCGCTCTTCCTCCACCGGCTGGAGCAGAACCTGTCTGCTCGCACCAAGCAGGCGCTGGCCGAGCGCAGGGGCGACGCGGATGCGGACCTGTCGGGCAAGAAGGTCCTCGTCGTCGATGACGACATGCGCAACATCTTCGCGCTCACCAGCGTGCTGGAGAACCAGGGCCTCCAGGTCATCTTCGCCGAGAACGGCCGCGCGGCCATCGAGATGCTGGAGAAGAACCGCGACGTGGATGTCGTGCTGATGGACATCATGATGCCGGAGATGGACGGCTACGAGACCATGCAAGCCATCCGCCAGAACCTCCAGTACGCCCAGCTCCCCATCATCGCCATCACCGCCAAGGCCCTGAAGGACGACCGCGAGAAGTGCATGGCCGCGGGCGCCAGCGACTACCTCCCCAAACCTGTTGACACCGATAAACTCATTGAACTCATCCGCTTGTGGGTGAACGCCTGA